The following proteins are co-located in the Hevea brasiliensis isolate MT/VB/25A 57/8 chromosome 11, ASM3005281v1, whole genome shotgun sequence genome:
- the LOC110655825 gene encoding protein DETOXIFICATION 40, whose translation MADNDEVNQSILLRKQSSLQPVSSELEEILSNMEFTYFQRLQKAVLLELKTLFLLAGPSVVAYLLNNVVSMSTQIFCGHLGNLQLAAASLGNTGIQIFAYGLMLGMGSAVETLCGQAYGAHKYEMLGVYLQRSTVLLTATGIPVTLIYIFSKQILLALDESKEIASEAAIFVYGLIPQIFAYAANFPIQKFLQAQSIVFPSAYISTGTLVVHLLISWLAIYKFGWGLLGASLVLSLSWWIIVVAQFAYILASPKCKRTWTGFTWQAFSGLWDFLKLSAASAVMLCLETWYYQIIVLVAGLLKNAEIALDSLSICMAISGWVFMISVGFNAAASVRVSNELGAGHPKSASFAVVIVTLSSSFISLIIAILVLLLRNYLSYIFTSGTTVAKAVAELSPFLALSILLNGIQPVLSGVAVGCGWQAFVAYVNVGCYYFIGIPLGCVLGFTFDMGAKGIWSGMLGGTIIQTLILLWTTFRTDWNKEVEKAQTRLERWDDVTDRLLKD comes from the exons ATGGCTGATAATGATGAGGTCAATCAATCCATATTACTTCGCAAACAATCCTCGTTGCAGCCAGTGAGCTCTGAACTTGAAGAAATATTATCTAACATGGAATTCACATACTTTCAGCGTCTCCAAAAAGCTGTCTTGCTAGAGCTGAAAACACTATTTCTTTTAGCTGGGCCTTCAGTTGTGGCTTACTTGCTCAATAATGTAGTTTCCATGTCTACTCAGATCTTCTGTGGCCATCTTGGCAATCTTCAGCTTGCTGCTGCTTCTCTTGGCAACACAGGAATCCAAATTTTCGCCTATGGCCTCatg CTTGGAATGGGAAGTGCAGTCGAGACACTATGTGGCCAAGCCTATGGGGCACATAAATATGAGATGCTAGGTGTTTATCTACAGAGATCAACGGTTCTTCTCACTGCAACTGGGATACCAGTCACTCTCATATACATTTTCTCCAAGCAAATCTTGCTGGCTCTTGATGAATCAAAAGAAATTGCATCAGAGGCTGCGATTTTCGTCTATGGTCTTATTCCACAGATATTTGCTTATGCTGCCAATTTTCCAATCCAAAAGTTCTTACAGGCTCAGAGCATTGTTTTCCCTAGCGCATACATATCAACGGGAACGCTGGTGGTGCATCTCTTAATAAGTTGGCTTGCTATTTATAAATTTGGTTGGGGATTGTTAGGTGCCTCACTGGTTTTGAGCTTGTCCTGGTGGATTATAGTGGTGGCACAGTTTGCATACATTTTGGCTAGTCCAAAGTGCAAACGAACATGGACTGGATTCACTTGGCAAGCCTTCTCTGGCCTGTGGGATTTCTTGAAGTTGTCTGCTGCATCGGCTGTGATGTTGTGCCTTGAGACTTGGTACTACCAAATAATTGTTTTGGTTGCTGGGCTGCTGAAAAATGCTGAAATTGCCTTGGATTCCCTCTCCATCTG CATGGCTATATCAGGGTGGGTGTTCATGATTTCAGTGGGTTTCAATGCAGCTGCAAG TGTGAGGGTAAGCAATGAGCTAGGAGCTGGACATCCCAAATCAGCATCTTTTGCTGTTGTGATAGTGACTTTAAGCTCCTCATTCATATCTTTGATCATCGCTATTCTTGTGCTGTTATTGCGCAATTACTTGAGCTACATCTTCACTAGTGGTACAACAGTAGCCAAAGCTGTGGCAGAACTCTCTCCTTTCCTTGCACTTTCTATCTTACTAAATGGAATCCAACCTGTTTTATCAG GGGTGGCTGTTGGGTGCGGATGGCAAGCTTTTGTCGCATACGTTAACGTGGGATGTTACTATTTCATTGGTATACCACTAGGTTGCGTTCTTGGATTCACTTTTGATATGGGAGCCAAG GGAATATGGTCTGGAATGTTAGGAGGCACTATCATACAGACTCTCATTTTGTTATGGACTACATTTCGTACTGATTGGAATAAAGAG GTTGAGAAAGCACAGACTCGTTTGGAAAGATGGGACGACGTTACCGATCGACTTTTGAAGGATTAA